The proteins below are encoded in one region of Scomber japonicus isolate fScoJap1 chromosome 2, fScoJap1.pri, whole genome shotgun sequence:
- the LOC128366120 gene encoding lysozyme g-like, translated as MSCIEKSSYPYGDICEVDTTGAPEETADGRKEGRKEGSVVSASREMAKDDFQHIKVYKKEIIKAANKYGVQPSVVAGIISRETRGGRGAGFTSDGWGDNRNTFGLMQIDKNWHKPRGQWDSQEHIEQGVDQTKTHLFWGTKLKNVQILPTGGIKEVRSCTFRVFFKGFLIYVEYKKSLDFFSLHPSTYFFPALGVLAAFNMSTEKMASSYKNVDDHTTEKDYSNDVTARAQYYEEHYKEVFNL; from the exons atgtcttgcatTGAAAAG TCAAGCTATCCCTATGGAGACATTTGTGAGGTTGACACAACTGGTGCACCAGAGGAAACGgcagatggtaggaaggaaggaaggaaggaaggaagtgt AGTGTCTGCATCCCGTGAGATGGCTAAAGATGATTTTCAGCATATAAAGGTGTACAAAAAAGAGATTATCAAGGCTGCAAACAAATATGGAGTGCAGCCCTCTGTTGTGGCTGGCATCATCTCCAGAGAGACCCGAGGAGGCAGAGGGGCAGGTTTCACTTCTGATGGCTGGGGAGACAACAGGAACACCTTTGGACTGATGCAG ATTGACAAGAACTGGCACAAGCCAAGGGGTCAGTGGGACAGCCAGGAACATATTGAGCAAGGAGTTGACCAAaccaaaacacatttgttttg GGGCACCAAactaaaaaatgttcaaattcttCCTACAGGAGGCATTAAAGAGGTCAGGTCGTGCACATTTAGAG ttttttttaagggttttttgATTTATGTGGAGTATAAAAaaagtttagattttttttctctccacccttcaacttatttttttcctgctttagGAGTGCTGGCTGCCTTCAACATGAGTACAGAAAAAATGGCCTCCTCCTACAAGAACGTGGACGATCACACTACCGAGAAGGACTACTCCAATGATGTCACTGCCAGGGCCCAGTACTATGAGGAGCATTATAAAGAAGTGTTTAACCTCTGA
- the LOC128364797 gene encoding lysozyme G-like isoform X2 — translation MAQEAADDLPYINKYKNKIIGAANKYGVEPSIVAGIISRETRGGRGAGLCNGWGDNGNAFGLMQVDKNWHTPRGQWDSQEHIEQGVGILMDCYREVAQRFPNMPDKMRGALAAYNMGAQNMNPNNVDAHTTHGNYSRDVTARAQFYARNGY, via the exons AGGCTGCAGATGATCTTCCGTACATTAAcaagtacaaaaacaaaattatcGGGGCTGCAAACAAATATGGAGTGGAGCCTTCTATCGTGGCTGGCATCATCTCCAGAGAGACCCGAGGAGGCAGAGGGGCAGGTCTCTGTAATGGCTGGGGAGACAACGGGAACGCCTTTGGACTGATGCAG GTTGACAAGAACTGGCACACGCCAAGGGGTCAGTGGGACAGCCAGGAACATATTGAGCAAGGAGTTGGGATCCTAATGGACTGCTACAGGGAAGTGGCACAGAGATTTCCCAATATGCCCGACAAGATGAGAG GAGCACTGGCTGCTTACAACATGGGCGCACAAAATATGAACCCCAACAACGTGGACGCTCACACTACTCATGGCAACTACTCCCGTGATGTCACCGCCAGGGCCCAGTTCTATGCGAGGAATGGGTATTAA
- the LOC128364797 gene encoding lysozyme G-like isoform X1 gives MSSPEAADDLPYINKYKNKIIGAANKYGVEPSIVAGIISRETRGGRGAGLCNGWGDNGNAFGLMQVDKNWHTPRGQWDSQEHIEQGVGILMDCYREVAQRFPNMPDKMRGALAAYNMGAQNMNPNNVDAHTTHGNYSRDVTARAQFYARNGY, from the exons ATGTCCTCTCCAGAGGCTGCAGATGATCTTCCGTACATTAAcaagtacaaaaacaaaattatcGGGGCTGCAAACAAATATGGAGTGGAGCCTTCTATCGTGGCTGGCATCATCTCCAGAGAGACCCGAGGAGGCAGAGGGGCAGGTCTCTGTAATGGCTGGGGAGACAACGGGAACGCCTTTGGACTGATGCAG GTTGACAAGAACTGGCACACGCCAAGGGGTCAGTGGGACAGCCAGGAACATATTGAGCAAGGAGTTGGGATCCTAATGGACTGCTACAGGGAAGTGGCACAGAGATTTCCCAATATGCCCGACAAGATGAGAG GAGCACTGGCTGCTTACAACATGGGCGCACAAAATATGAACCCCAACAACGTGGACGCTCACACTACTCATGGCAACTACTCCCGTGATGTCACCGCCAGGGCCCAGTTCTATGCGAGGAATGGGTATTAA